Proteins encoded in a region of the Apilactobacillus apisilvae genome:
- the tyrS gene encoding tyrosine--tRNA ligase, which translates to MNIIDDLKWRGAINQQTDAEGLNKEVNEKKIGLYAGIDPTGDSMHVGHLIPFMILKRFQLAGYHPYIIIGGATGSIGDPSGKKSERTLQTMDQVKHNEECLNKQMENLFGQDGSFTIVNNYDWLSKLSLLDFLREYGKLFNVNTMLNKEIVASRLETGISYTEFTYQILQGIDFEHLYKNHDVQLQIGGADQWGNITGGIDLIHKTQGAEAKAFGLTIPLMLKADGTKFGKTAGGAVWLDPEKTTPYEFYQFWINTDDRDVIKYLKYFTFLNKEEIEALEDKVKNEPWKREAQRRLAEEVTEFVHGKAAVEEAENITQALFSGNIKDLTVDEVETGFKNMPSMTVSADKKNIVEWLADDTEIESSRRQAREDVKNGAIRINGDKVDDLDAEIDPSTSFDGKFVVVRRGKKKYFLARIK; encoded by the coding sequence ATGAATATTATTGATGATTTAAAATGGCGTGGCGCTATTAATCAACAAACTGATGCTGAAGGCTTAAATAAAGAAGTAAACGAAAAGAAAATTGGCTTATATGCTGGAATTGATCCTACTGGTGATAGTATGCATGTTGGACATTTAATTCCTTTTATGATTTTAAAAAGATTTCAATTGGCTGGTTACCATCCATATATTATAATTGGTGGCGCAACTGGTTCGATTGGTGATCCTTCCGGTAAAAAATCGGAAAGAACATTACAAACAATGGATCAGGTTAAACATAATGAAGAATGTTTAAATAAACAAATGGAAAATTTATTTGGTCAAGATGGTTCATTCACCATCGTTAATAATTATGATTGGTTATCTAAACTTTCATTATTAGACTTCTTGCGTGAATACGGTAAATTATTTAATGTAAATACAATGTTGAATAAAGAAATTGTTGCTAGTCGCCTAGAAACTGGAATTTCATACACTGAATTTACTTACCAAATTCTTCAAGGAATTGATTTTGAACATTTATACAAGAATCATGATGTTCAATTGCAAATTGGTGGCGCTGACCAATGGGGTAACATTACTGGCGGAATTGATTTAATTCATAAGACACAAGGAGCGGAAGCCAAAGCTTTTGGATTAACTATTCCTTTGATGCTTAAAGCTGATGGAACTAAATTTGGTAAAACTGCTGGCGGTGCTGTTTGGTTAGACCCTGAAAAGACAACACCTTACGAATTTTACCAATTCTGGATTAATACTGATGACCGTGATGTAATTAAATACTTGAAATACTTCACTTTCTTAAATAAGGAAGAAATAGAAGCATTAGAAGATAAAGTAAAAAATGAACCATGGAAACGTGAAGCTCAACGTCGATTAGCAGAAGAAGTTACTGAATTCGTACATGGTAAAGCAGCAGTTGAAGAAGCTGAAAATATTACCCAAGCTTTATTTTCAGGTAACATTAAGGACTTAACAGTTGATGAAGTTGAAACTGGTTTTAAGAATATGCCTTCAATGACTGTTAGTGCTGATAAAAAGAATATTGTTGAATGGTTAGCTGATGATACTGAGATTGAATCATCAAGAAGACAAGCACGTGAAGATGTTAAAAATGGAGCAATTAGAATTAACGGTGACAAAGTTGATGATCTTGATGCTGAAATTGATCCAAGTACTAGCTTTGATGGGAAATTTGTCGTTGTTAGAAGAGGTAAAAAGAAGTATTTCTTGGCTAGAATTAAATAA
- the helD gene encoding RNA polymerase recycling motor HelD has translation MESQDFQNEQKRVDYVVHKLGNRIDQTKLEYNKAHNETKRVQQNYGNNTSVNYFEVDDRIETSADLQQQRGLVNTVVQNESIIENQLKTYKQLSNSPYFGRIDVLDDDENDSEKLYIGTASFVDDNNDFLIYDWRAPISSIYYNGTLGKVNYTTPAGKQTTELLKKRQFQIQNSKIDNMFDTNETVGDEMLQNALGQQNDETMQNIVATIQSEQNDIIRDTKNDLLVVQGVAGSGKTSAILQRIAFLLYHSRSSLEADQIILFSPNRLFSHYISDVLPSLGERNMRQVTLQEFIDHRFEGLNVQSLFERYENEKNLSINQSTIRNFKESHQYMKQIYDYAENTAPNNMAFNDLMLDGQVIFDNEVINNIYNEQPKLMKSADKFLNTKNRLIKLLKKRIELEVYKPWVDAKIDQLNSEQYHDFIAGHQLGSFQDEDDERYFIAKQIVTEHFRKMYDAIYNGNFFNPYIQYKKFMKQVTLEKNIKDNNWKENIFDYDNQLEMHKINLDNAAPILYLRDLLMGGGQNQKMQYLFVDEMQDYSIAQLVYIKHAFPRTKINLIGDSEQALFKEVESPESLLNKLNDAFATKRSRLITLNRSYRSTYQITNFAKSLLPTGNKIEAFNRQGKAPEIIIRDSEKDAIDNLIKKAKTELASEGTVAVITKNLVEAKSVYQHITTQINSTLLDNADRSLPKGVVVMPIYLAKGLEFDSVIAWNISKENYNSKKLVGTLYTIATRSMHHLSLISIGKVSPIIANAKLPINELKINRQI, from the coding sequence ATGGAATCTCAAGATTTTCAAAATGAACAAAAAAGAGTTGATTATGTTGTCCATAAATTGGGCAATCGAATTGATCAAACTAAGCTTGAATATAATAAAGCTCATAATGAAACCAAAAGAGTTCAACAAAATTATGGAAATAATACTTCAGTTAACTACTTTGAAGTTGATGATCGAATTGAAACTTCAGCCGATTTGCAACAACAAAGGGGTTTAGTTAACACAGTGGTTCAAAATGAATCAATTATCGAAAACCAATTAAAAACGTATAAACAACTATCCAATTCTCCATATTTTGGTCGAATTGATGTTTTAGATGATGATGAAAACGATAGTGAAAAACTTTATATTGGTACAGCATCCTTTGTAGATGATAATAATGATTTTTTAATTTATGATTGGCGTGCCCCCATTTCTAGTATTTACTATAACGGAACTTTGGGCAAAGTGAATTATACTACTCCTGCTGGTAAACAAACGACTGAGTTATTAAAGAAACGACAATTTCAAATTCAAAACAGTAAAATTGACAACATGTTTGATACAAATGAAACTGTTGGTGATGAAATGCTACAAAATGCTCTAGGTCAACAAAATGATGAAACTATGCAAAATATTGTAGCAACGATTCAAAGTGAACAAAATGATATAATTCGTGATACCAAAAATGATTTGCTAGTTGTTCAAGGAGTGGCCGGTTCAGGAAAAACTTCAGCAATTTTACAAAGAATTGCATTCTTGTTATATCATAGCCGTAGTTCATTAGAAGCTGACCAGATCATTTTATTTTCACCTAATCGTTTGTTTTCGCATTATATTTCTGATGTTTTACCTAGTTTAGGTGAACGTAATATGCGACAAGTTACTTTACAAGAATTTATCGACCATCGATTTGAAGGATTAAATGTTCAAAGTTTATTTGAACGTTATGAGAATGAAAAAAATCTAAGTATAAACCAATCAACCATTAGAAATTTTAAAGAAAGTCATCAATATATGAAACAAATTTATGACTATGCTGAAAATACTGCTCCAAATAATATGGCATTTAATGATTTAATGTTAGATGGACAGGTTATTTTTGATAATGAAGTTATAAACAATATTTATAATGAACAGCCTAAATTAATGAAATCAGCTGATAAGTTTCTTAATACTAAAAATCGGCTGATTAAACTACTAAAGAAAAGAATTGAATTAGAAGTTTATAAACCATGGGTGGATGCAAAAATAGACCAATTAAATTCAGAACAATATCATGACTTTATTGCTGGACACCAGCTAGGTAGCTTTCAAGATGAAGATGATGAGAGATATTTTATCGCTAAACAAATCGTAACTGAACATTTTAGAAAAATGTACGATGCTATTTACAATGGAAATTTCTTTAACCCATACATTCAATATAAAAAGTTTATGAAACAAGTTACTCTTGAAAAAAATATTAAAGATAATAATTGGAAAGAAAATATTTTTGATTATGATAATCAATTAGAAATGCATAAAATTAATTTAGATAATGCAGCCCCTATTTTATATCTTAGAGATTTATTAATGGGCGGCGGACAAAATCAAAAAATGCAATATTTATTTGTTGATGAAATGCAAGACTATTCAATTGCTCAATTGGTGTATATTAAACACGCATTTCCGAGAACAAAAATTAACCTAATTGGTGATAGCGAACAAGCTTTATTTAAAGAAGTGGAATCTCCAGAATCATTATTAAACAAACTAAATGATGCTTTTGCTACTAAAAGATCTAGATTAATTACACTTAATCGTTCTTATCGTTCAACCTATCAAATAACTAATTTTGCAAAATCATTATTACCAACTGGAAATAAAATTGAAGCGTTTAATCGTCAAGGAAAAGCACCAGAAATAATTATTAGAGATAGTGAAAAAGATGCTATTGATAATTTAATTAAAAAGGCAAAAACTGAATTAGCATCAGAAGGCACAGTTGCTGTAATTACTAAAAATTTAGTTGAAGCAAAATCTGTATACCAACATATTACAACTCAAATTAATTCAACATTATTAGATAATGCTGACCGTTCTTTACCTAAAGGTGTTGTTGTTATGCCAATTTATTTAGCTAAAGGATTAGAATTTGATTCAGTTATAGCTTGGAATATTTCTAAAGAAAACTATAATTCCAAAAAATTAGTTGGAACACTTTATACAATCGCTACAAGATCAATGCACCATTTATCATTAATTAGTATTGGTAAGGTATCACCAATTATTGCTAATGCTAAATTACCAATAAATGAACTAAAGATTAATCGACAAATATAA
- the trpS gene encoding tryptophan--tRNA ligase: MSKKKVILTGDRPTGKLHIGHYVGSLKNRVQLQNSGDYDTNIMIADMQALTDNARDPEKIRHSLLQVALDYLAVGIDPEKSTIMVQSQIPALNELTMHYLNLVSVNRLKRNPTVKNEIKQKQFGESVPAGFFIYPVSQAADITAFKADTIPVGEDQEPMLEQTREIVRSVNNLYGKDILVEPEGYFPPKGMGKIPGLDGNAKMSKSLNNCIYLSDDADTIQKKVMSMYTDPSHIHVEDPGKVEGNTVFTYLDIFADDKQKVQDLKDQYTHGGLGDVKIKRYLNDVLQAELKPIRERREAFAKDPQAVYDILKAGSEKANKVANKTLDELRDAIGINYFK; encoded by the coding sequence ATGTCAAAGAAAAAAGTTATTTTAACAGGTGACCGTCCAACCGGTAAATTACACATTGGACATTATGTCGGTTCATTAAAAAACCGTGTTCAATTACAAAATTCAGGTGATTATGATACCAATATTATGATTGCTGATATGCAGGCATTAACAGATAATGCTCGTGATCCAGAAAAAATTAGACATTCATTACTGCAAGTAGCATTAGATTATTTAGCTGTGGGCATTGATCCAGAAAAATCAACTATCATGGTTCAATCTCAAATTCCAGCATTAAATGAACTAACAATGCATTATTTAAATTTAGTGTCAGTTAACCGTTTAAAACGTAATCCAACTGTTAAAAATGAAATTAAACAAAAACAATTTGGTGAAAGTGTTCCCGCTGGCTTCTTTATTTATCCAGTTAGTCAAGCAGCTGATATTACTGCTTTTAAAGCTGACACTATTCCAGTAGGTGAAGATCAAGAACCTATGTTGGAACAAACTAGAGAGATTGTCAGAAGTGTAAATAATCTTTATGGAAAGGATATTTTAGTAGAACCTGAGGGATATTTCCCACCAAAAGGAATGGGTAAAATTCCAGGATTAGATGGAAATGCTAAGATGAGTAAATCATTAAATAACTGTATTTATCTTTCTGATGATGCAGATACAATTCAAAAGAAAGTTATGTCAATGTATACTGATCCTAGTCATATTCATGTTGAAGATCCTGGTAAAGTTGAAGGCAATACTGTGTTCACCTATCTAGATATTTTTGCTGATGATAAGCAAAAGGTTCAAGACCTAAAAGATCAATATACTCATGGTGGTTTAGGTGATGTTAAAATTAAACGTTATTTAAATGATGTTTTACAAGCGGAGCTAAAACCAATTCGTGAACGTCGTGAAGCATTTGCTAAAGATCCACAAGCTGTTTATGATATATTAAAAGCTGGTAGTGAAAAAGCTAATAAAGTTGCTAATAAAACACTTGATGAATTAAGAGATGCTATTGGTATCAACTACTTTAAATAA
- a CDS encoding Ppx/GppA family phosphatase: MRNLVIVDIGSNSSRMSAYQIDADGFCTEIKRCKSSSRLSEGMGIDKYLTATAIDRTIESLQVFKKAYSNIHDPKVITIATAAVRQAKNQKLFLKKVRKKVGLNVRVLSGHEEAYYDYLGVVNRVKMNDYLVMDIGGASIELVRVRGQKRRDIISIPVGAVNISERFNLSNHVYAADLFNAQRFLKSIFHRVPWLKKSSHYQIVMLGGAARTLARINRNHQSFQNVDHLNGYYLNQHRILGTYEMLLRKNLYDRKHVKGLEKDRADIILGGLLPLITLLDELDSRRVIFSDGGVREGIVNEYLNKYYRKY, encoded by the coding sequence ATGAGAAATTTAGTAATTGTCGATATTGGTTCTAATTCATCAAGAATGTCTGCATATCAGATTGATGCAGATGGTTTTTGTACGGAGATTAAACGTTGTAAAAGTAGTAGTCGCCTTTCAGAGGGGATGGGAATTGATAAATATCTAACGGCTACAGCGATTGATCGAACAATTGAATCTTTACAAGTCTTTAAGAAAGCTTACAGTAATATTCATGACCCTAAAGTAATTACGATTGCAACTGCGGCCGTACGCCAGGCTAAAAATCAAAAATTATTTTTAAAAAAGGTTCGCAAAAAAGTTGGCCTAAATGTTCGCGTCTTATCAGGACACGAAGAAGCTTATTATGATTATTTGGGTGTTGTTAATCGTGTTAAAATGAACGATTATTTAGTTATGGATATTGGCGGTGCTAGTATTGAACTAGTTAGAGTTCGTGGCCAGAAACGCAGGGATATAATTAGTATTCCCGTTGGTGCAGTCAATATATCAGAGCGCTTTAATTTAAGTAACCACGTTTATGCAGCTGATTTATTTAATGCACAGCGTTTCTTGAAAAGTATTTTTCATCGCGTTCCTTGGCTTAAAAAATCATCACATTATCAGATTGTTATGTTAGGTGGTGCTGCTAGAACGTTAGCTAGGATTAATCGTAATCACCAGAGTTTTCAAAATGTCGATCATTTGAATGGTTACTATTTAAACCAACACCGTATCTTAGGTACCTATGAAATGTTGTTACGTAAAAATTTATATGATCGTAAGCATGTTAAAGGATTAGAAAAAGATCGTGCAGATATTATTTTGGGTGGATTATTACCACTAATCACACTTTTAGATGAATTAGATTCCAGAAGAGTCATTTTTTCTGATGGTGGTGTGCGTGAAGGAATTGTTAATGAATATTTAAATAAATATTATCGAAAATACTAA
- a CDS encoding hydroxymethylglutaryl-CoA reductase, degradative, translated as MFVLGTFNHFYHKSYDERINIIGDFSELNSQELKSLYENHNERNNSLIENYITDYSLPEGIAVNFLINGEEKVAPMVTEEPSVIAAASNGARMFAKNGGLNAKVISSNLTGQIIVKTDNFNLLFGYVNTHRDKIIAVANNAHPSILKYGGGAKEVSVRQLDENYCSIDLFVDVAEAMGANIMNSMLEALANFLKTKASKDILMSILSNYSIDSLVTVSGSVKFSQLGKGNFSGKEVANKIVEASHIAQIDTYRATTHNKGIMNGIDAFVMAMGNDWRAVESGIHAYASRNGHYQGLSHFMIKEDTLYGEMTLPLSLGFIGGATKVLPKVKINQRIAKVHSKKELMQFAAAIGLAQNLAALKALVTEGIQKGHMNLQLNSLAMTAGSTDEELFTVVQSLRQMQNPNLTNAKQIIQNLRK; from the coding sequence GTGTTTGTTTTGGGCACTTTTAATCATTTTTACCATAAGAGTTATGATGAAAGGATAAATATTATTGGTGATTTTTCTGAATTAAATTCACAAGAATTAAAATCTTTATACGAAAACCACAATGAAAGAAATAATAGTTTAATTGAAAACTACATTACTGATTATTCCTTACCTGAAGGAATTGCGGTTAATTTTTTGATTAATGGTGAAGAAAAAGTTGCACCAATGGTAACTGAAGAGCCTTCTGTGATTGCTGCAGCTAGTAATGGGGCAAGGATGTTTGCCAAAAATGGGGGCCTAAATGCCAAAGTAATTAGTTCGAATTTAACTGGACAAATTATTGTGAAAACTGACAACTTTAACTTGTTATTTGGTTATGTTAATACTCATCGTGATAAAATAATAGCGGTTGCTAATAACGCACACCCATCGATTTTAAAATATGGCGGTGGTGCTAAAGAAGTTAGCGTTAGGCAATTAGATGAAAATTATTGTTCAATTGATTTATTTGTAGATGTTGCTGAAGCAATGGGTGCTAATATTATGAACTCAATGTTAGAAGCATTAGCTAACTTTTTAAAAACGAAAGCTTCAAAAGATATTTTGATGAGCATTTTATCAAATTATTCAATTGATAGTTTAGTAACAGTTTCAGGATCAGTTAAATTTTCTCAACTGGGCAAGGGCAATTTTTCTGGAAAAGAAGTTGCTAATAAAATTGTCGAAGCTTCGCATATTGCACAAATTGATACCTATCGAGCAACTACGCATAATAAGGGAATTATGAATGGTATTGATGCTTTTGTTATGGCGATGGGAAATGATTGGCGTGCTGTTGAGAGTGGTATTCATGCCTATGCCAGTCGAAATGGACACTATCAAGGATTAAGTCATTTTATGATTAAAGAAGATACTTTATATGGTGAGATGACGTTACCACTTTCTTTAGGTTTTATTGGTGGCGCTACTAAGGTTTTACCTAAGGTGAAAATTAACCAAAGAATTGCTAAGGTACATTCTAAAAAAGAATTAATGCAATTTGCAGCAGCTATTGGGCTTGCACAAAATTTAGCTGCTTTAAAAGCATTAGTTACTGAAGGCATTCAAAAAGGACATATGAATTTACAATTAAATTCTTTAGCTATGACGGCTGGATCAACCGATGAAGAATTATTTACGGTGGTTCAATCTTTACGTCAAATGCAAAATCCAAATTTAACAAATGCAAAACAAATTATTCAAAATTTAAGAAAATAA
- a CDS encoding IpaB/EvcA family protein translates to MDIQLNDETQGLINVVNKFFPGKIEVQFIGQLQSGYVRHDQAQVVQDGKNIFVQISDLSAPDYTASHELLHLLMTLRGFPQLFFSLETGNEKIDDQLQVMGTELFDIVSHFVVVSEQRKHNLIDDDIEAMYLKGIQNTIEPEPKELDNAMELRLLTLIDAHVFYGDKFDEKVRNVLQKDYPVSLKAADKIYQIITEKATDSPFGLRRNVVKLFKAFDDQLTKWGLPALHNNEYATISSVVSERQLNLNVQQMFEIFHSEMHESKTHRRAYVGFNKSDNQNSFVVPAPTGMDDSPAYFKKLYSLRVKDLFKELKMPYIIRK, encoded by the coding sequence ATGGATATTCAATTAAATGATGAAACACAAGGCTTAATTAACGTTGTTAACAAATTTTTCCCAGGTAAAATTGAAGTACAATTTATTGGCCAATTACAGTCAGGATATGTTCGACATGATCAAGCACAAGTTGTTCAAGATGGTAAAAATATTTTTGTTCAAATCTCTGATTTATCTGCTCCTGATTACACAGCTTCACATGAATTATTACATTTATTAATGACTTTGCGTGGTTTTCCACAGTTATTTTTCTCATTAGAAACTGGCAATGAAAAGATTGATGATCAATTACAAGTAATGGGAACTGAGTTGTTTGATATTGTTTCTCACTTTGTTGTTGTTTCAGAACAACGCAAGCATAACTTGATTGATGATGATATTGAAGCCATGTATCTAAAAGGAATTCAAAATACAATTGAACCAGAACCTAAAGAATTGGATAATGCAATGGAACTGCGTTTATTAACTTTAATTGATGCACATGTCTTTTATGGTGATAAATTTGATGAAAAGGTTCGCAATGTCTTACAAAAAGATTATCCGGTTTCATTAAAAGCTGCTGATAAGATTTATCAAATCATTACTGAAAAAGCTACTGACTCACCATTTGGCTTACGTCGCAATGTTGTAAAATTATTTAAGGCTTTTGACGATCAATTGACCAAATGGGGATTGCCAGCACTTCATAATAATGAATATGCTACGATTTCTAGTGTTGTTTCAGAACGTCAATTAAATCTAAACGTCCAACAAATGTTTGAAATTTTCCATTCAGAAATGCATGAAAGTAAAACTCATCGTCGTGCTTACGTTGGTTTTAATAAGAGTGATAATCAAAATTCATTTGTAGTACCAGCACCAACGGGGATGGATGATAGTCCTGCATACTTTAAGAAACTGTATTCATTAAGGGTTAAAGATTTATTTAAAGAATTAAAGATGCCATACATCATTAGAAAATAA
- a CDS encoding NAD-dependent protein deacylase: protein MMDEEIQSLFDNAKNIVFLTGAGVSTASGIPDYRSKNGLYTTDTTGKPAEYYLSHACLNNEPDTFYTFVKENMYYPDAKPNAIHEKQAELTRKNRAAIVTQNVDDLYLKANTKHLIEFHGNLYNVYCQKCNQSVDWHEYMQSPIHENCGGTLRPGIVLYDEGLNQSNILNSVNLMEKADLIVIVGTSMRVYPFAGLLDYRNPKAEVLAINQEKLNFSFPFKMIQTDATKFFADLKV, encoded by the coding sequence ATAATGGATGAAGAAATTCAATCATTATTTGATAACGCGAAAAACATTGTATTTTTAACTGGAGCTGGAGTATCAACTGCATCAGGTATTCCTGATTATCGATCTAAAAATGGTCTTTATACGACTGATACTACCGGTAAGCCAGCAGAATATTATTTAAGTCACGCTTGTTTAAATAACGAACCAGATACATTTTATACTTTTGTAAAAGAAAATATGTATTATCCAGATGCAAAACCAAATGCGATTCATGAAAAGCAAGCGGAACTAACTCGAAAAAATCGGGCTGCAATTGTGACTCAAAATGTTGATGATTTATATTTGAAAGCTAATACAAAACACCTAATTGAGTTTCATGGCAATTTATACAATGTTTATTGTCAAAAATGTAATCAATCGGTTGATTGGCACGAATACATGCAAAGTCCAATCCATGAAAACTGTGGCGGTACCTTACGACCAGGCATTGTTTTGTATGATGAAGGGCTTAATCAAAGTAACATTCTTAATAGTGTTAACTTGATGGAAAAAGCTGACCTAATTGTGATTGTGGGTACATCGATGCGGGTTTATCCTTTTGCAGGATTGTTGGATTATCGTAATCCTAAAGCAGAAGTTTTAGCAATTAATCAAGAAAAATTAAATTTTAGTTTTCCGTTTAAAATGATTCAAACAGATGCAACTAAATTTTTTGCTGACTTAAAAGTCTAA
- a CDS encoding DUF72 domain-containing protein, producing the protein MITIGLTTWSDHPDLINGEQRKVKLNEYTGYFPTVEVDNPFYGIPRISTVQKWQHQVPKEFQFIIKANKLMTKHDLKSMLPADNQQRYQAFLDFKSAMQPLIDGNQLKTVLFQFPPYFQRSNDNINYLMKIRQLLGNQIPITVEFRNPSWTDNAVYEDVANYLKRLNITLSIIDEPHNVNNGIQFKPIVTNSKLVVLRLHGRNEEGWFNQDKDWRSQRTLYRYDDKELNQFANVVKQLEKKTHEVCIIFNNNSGKDAAANALRLQELLKLHFNNLAPKQLDLF; encoded by the coding sequence ATGATAACAATTGGTTTAACAACTTGGTCAGATCATCCAGACTTAATTAATGGTGAACAACGAAAGGTTAAATTAAACGAGTATACAGGTTATTTTCCAACGGTTGAAGTTGATAACCCTTTTTATGGAATTCCTAGAATATCAACCGTTCAGAAATGGCAACATCAAGTTCCTAAAGAATTCCAATTTATCATCAAGGCAAATAAGTTAATGACGAAACATGATTTAAAATCAATGTTGCCAGCTGATAATCAACAACGTTATCAAGCTTTTTTAGATTTTAAATCTGCAATGCAGCCATTAATAGATGGCAATCAATTAAAAACGGTGTTATTTCAATTTCCACCTTATTTTCAACGTAGTAATGATAACATCAACTATTTAATGAAAATTCGTCAGTTATTAGGAAATCAAATCCCAATTACGGTTGAATTTAGAAATCCTAGTTGGACTGACAATGCCGTTTATGAAGACGTAGCTAATTATTTAAAACGATTGAATATTACTTTATCGATTATTGATGAGCCCCATAATGTTAACAATGGAATTCAGTTTAAACCGATTGTTACCAATTCTAAATTAGTGGTTTTAAGACTACATGGTCGCAATGAAGAAGGCTGGTTTAACCAAGATAAAGATTGGCGCAGCCAGCGGACTCTTTATCGTTATGATGATAAGGAACTGAACCAATTTGCTAATGTTGTTAAGCAACTTGAAAAGAAGACTCATGAAGTATGCATTATATTTAATAATAACTCTGGAAAAGATGCTGCTGCGAATGCTTTAAGACTGCAAGAATTATTAAAATTACATTTTAATAACTTAGCGCCCAAGCAGTTGGATTTGTTCTAA